CAATTGATAAGCAATTTGCGGAAACAATTGGAAATTCTGAATAATTACCCATTCTCAGACACAGAATGGAATCAGCTGTTCCAGGGCAAAATAGCCAACTTAAACTATGGGATAGAGGAAAAAACCAACATCATTCAAGAGGATTACATTCAATTGCTTGCTTGCGATGATGGAACAAAGAAAAACATCTATCTGCTAAAAAAAGACAATATCCACCACAACCGGTTGCAAGTTATTAATCAATATAGTGTTGAAGACGGTCAAAGAGCCAATCGCTATGATGTTACAGTCCTGGTCAACGGACTTCCCCTCGTTCATATTGAGTTAAAAAAACGCGGAGTGGATATCAAAGAGGCATTCAATCAAATAAATCGTTATAACCGTGAGTCCTTCTGGGCAGGGTGTGGTCTCTTTGAATATGTTCAAATCTTCGTAATCTCTAATGGAACACATACAAAATACTATAGCAATACTACTCGCTTTACTCATCTCAAAGAACAACAAGAAGGTAAAATAAAGAAAGGTAAGCAAACCAGTAACAGCTTTGAATTTACCTCTTGGTGGGCAGATGCCGATAACCACCCTATAACTGATCTTATGGACTTTGGACGGACTTTCTTTGCCAAGCATACCTTACTGAACTTGCTAACAAAATACTGTGTTTTTACTACTGATAAACTATTGCTTGTTATGAGACCTTATCAGATTGTGGCTACAGAGCGGATTTTGAGGCGTATAGATGTTTCTAATAACTACAAGAAATATGGAAAAATTGAAGGTGGTGGCTACATCTGGCATACCACCGGAAGCGGTAAAACTCTTACTTCCTTCAAAACAGCCCAATTAGCAAGTAAGCTGCTTTATATTGATAAAGTGCTTTTTGTGGTTGATAGGAAAGACCTTGACTATCAAACAATGAAGGAGTATGATAAGTTTGAAAGGGGAGCGGCCAACAGCAATACCAGTACTGCAATACTGAAGAAGCAACTTGAAGACCCTAAAGCCAAAATCATTATTACTACAATTCAGAAGCTTTCTCTATTGATTAATAAGGAAAAACAGCTCTCTGCCTTCAATCTACACATAGTGATTATCTTTGACGAATGTCACCGCTCTCAGTTTGGTGAAATGCATACTGCCATCACCAAGACCTTTAAAAAGTATCATCTGTTTGGCTTTACCGGCACTCCTATCTTTGCTGTGAATTCCAACAGTAACTCCAAAGCTGATTTACGCACAACAGAGCAGGCCTTTGGTACCAAACTTCATACTTATACGATAGTGGATGCAATTATGGATAGAAATGTCCTGCCCTTCCGCATTGACTATATCAGCACAATGAAAGAGCAGGAAAACATCACCGATTCAAAAGTGTGGGATATAGACAGGGAAAGAGCTCTTGCTTCGCCTGAACGAATTACAAACATCGTGAACTACATTCTTGAACATTTTGATCAAAAGACCAAGCGTAATAACTATTATCAATTAAAGGACAGACGGCTTGCTGGTTTTAATTCTATCTTTGCCACTGCCTCAATTGAAATGGCAAAAAAATATTATTCAGAGTTTCAGAAGCAGATGGCAGAACTGCCCCAAGACAAACAGCTTAAGATAGCAATAATCTATAGCTTTACTGTCAATGAAAGCGAAGAAGAACTGGACGGGCTGATTGAAGATGAAAATCTGGAAGATACAAGCAGATTGGATCAAAGCTCCAGGGACTTTCTGGATTCTGCCATTGGGGATTACAATAAGCTATTCAAAACGAATTTTGATACCTCCAGTGATAAGTTCCAAAACTACTATAAGGATGTATCCCAAAGAGTGAAAGACCGGGAGATTGACCTGTTAATAGTAGTGAATATGTTCCTCACTGGCTTTGACGCCACCACCTTAAATACTCTTTGGGTAGATAAGAACCTTCGTTTGCATGGTCTCTTACAGGCATACTCCAGAACAAATCGAATACTAAATACGATAAAGACCTTTGGAAACATTGTATGCTTCCGCAATCTTGAGAAAGCTACTAACGAGAGCATAGCTCTCTTCGGAGATAAGGAAGCTTGTGGTATAGTATTGCTTAAGTCATTTGATGAATACTACAAAAATGGCTACCTATCAGGAGGAAAACGAATCCCTGGATATGTGGAATTAATTGAAGAGCTGCAAAACAAGTATCCAGTTGGAGACATAATTATAGGGGAACAAAATCAAAAGGACTTCATCAGATTGTATGGAAATATCTTAAAAGTTCGCAACATCCTCTCTACTTTTGATGATTTTAGTGGGCGTGAAATCCTTACAGAAAGGGATTTTCAGGACTATCACAGTATGTATATTGATCTCTACAACGAATTTAGGAGAAGGGACAAGGGTGACGCTGAGAATGTGAATGATGATATTGTTTTTGAAATGGAACTGATAAAACAAATAGAAATCACCATTGACTATATACTGGAATTGATTAAAAAATACCATTCCGGATTTCAAAAAGACAAAGAGATCATCGTCAACATCAGAAAAGCTATAGATTCAAGTTTGGAACTGCGCAATAAGAAAGATCTGATAGAACAATTCATCGCTAACTTGAATCCCTCAACCGATATAGATAAGGACTGGCATACCTTTGTAGAGGAAAGAAAAAAAGAAGAATTAGACAGGATCATAAAGGAAGAAAATCTTAACAAAGATGAGACCTACAAGTATATAGACAATGCTTTTAGAGACGGATTTGTACAAGAAACCGGCACTGCCATTACTAAGGTTCTTCCTCCTCTTCCAAGGTTCTCAAAAAATGGCGAGCGCACTAAGAAGAAAGAATCTGTTCTGGAAAAGCTTATAGCTTTCTTTAATAGATTCTGGGGTATATCAGATTTCACTAAGAGTAGTCTCGGAAGTTAGATTAATATGTACATCTACCAACACCCACATAATATACTTAATTATGATATCACGGGATGTGCTTACAATTATGCTTTGTATTCTGCACATCTCAACCTGAGAAAACCCTAAAGATGAAATGAGGAAAATATTATGAAATGTGCATTAGTGCATATCAGCGATCTGCATGTAGCCGACAACACTAAATTGGTAAGCTCAGAGTTATTTTCGAATTTTACTAACCGTATTAAAGATATAATATCGGGATGTGACTCAGTCATATTTACAATATCAGGAGATATTACAGATAATGGTTTTCAGACTCAGTTTACCAGAGTTGAAGATGTTATTACTTCATTACGAAATAATATCAAAAGAGATATACCTGAAATTGATATCCAATTTATGTTTACTCCGGGGAATCATGATAATGACTTAACGAGTTTGCAATCAACAAGAAACGATGTAATAGAGAAGATAAGGGAAAGCAAGTCCTTTGATATAGATGAAGTTACTACATGTTGCTTAGTGCAGAAGAACTTCTTTGAGTTCGCTTCCAAATACAGTTTTATTGATATCGATTACCACAATCAATTAGTTTATGCTGGAACTTATAATCTTGATGATATTAACTTATACTTAATATGTATTAACACATCATGGCTGTCTCAAAAAGATGAAAAACCTGCATCAGTTCAGCTGCCACTTAAAGATATGATAAATGAGATATCCATACCAGATAGAAGGATTGTAGTTGCTTTGTTACATCATCCACTAAACTGGCTTGATGCAAGTGATATTAAAATAGATGAAAGTAGGTTTTTTATCAGTAACAATTTTAATGTTTTGTTAACGGGTCATGAGCACTTACAAAGTGCATCTAAAAATTATAACTTTGACACAAATAAGAATACACTGCTTCTAAACTCACCCATGGGCAACGGTCTAGAATCTGGCTGTAATATTCTAATTCTTGATTCTAAGAGTATGAAGATGGAATTGATTATGTTGAAGCATAAAGATGGTGTATACAAAGAAACATTAAAAGAGTTCTTACCAATTCAACTTAGATCTCAATTCAATTTTTCATCCAGTTTCGATTCGTACCTTGATGAATTAGGTATCCCGCTATCTCACCCTGGAAAAGATGATCTCTTCTTAAATGATGTATTCATTGAGCCTGATTTGGAAGTTTTAAATTCAGCGAACTTAAACCCTGTATATATTTCAATGTCCAATACAATTAATTTATTAACAGAAAAAAAAGTATTCTATATCGGAAAAGATCAATCAGGGAAAACAACGATATTCAAAAAACTAATAAGAGATTATTATGGGAAATCTGTATATCCAGTTTTAATTCGAGGGAGTGATATTAAAAATACCAATATAGATAAGCACGTTAGAGCTGCTCTGGAAAAACAGTACTCTGATTTGAATTGGGATGCTTACATGCAGCTTGATAAAAGTAAACGTGTAGTTTTTATTGATGACCTAGATCTTTCAACTATTAACATTGAATCGAAGATAAAAATCTTTGATAGGTTGAAAGACATCTTCTCAATCATACATTCATCAATGAGAGATACCGAACTATATAGCTCAATATCACAGAAAAGTGAGTTCTATTGGAATGATTCGAATCTTTTCGAAATACTGCCATTTGGACAAGTAAAAAAAGACGAGCTTATCAGAAAATGGGTTTTGTTAAGTAACGAAGAACCAATTGAGGATGAGTTACTTATAAGACAAGTAGATGGATTATATAAAAAAATCCAGGATATAACGCTAACAAAAATACCATCTTATCCATTCTTTCTACTAATGATATTACAAGGAATAACTACTTCTTCACCTAGTGACTATAAGTTTACTGCCTATGGTGACTGTTACTTGGCATTGATAGTCTTCTCAATACATAAGTACATTGGTCCCCAAAAATCAGAAGCCTACCTGAACTTTTTATCCTGTTTATCATATGACTTCTTCGTAAATCGAAGATCATCAATCACTGACGATCAGCTAAAGCAGTTTTATATTAATTATTTTCAGGAATATAACGTTCCTGATGAAATGACTCCGATGCTCAACAATCTACTTAAAGCAAAGCTTCTACACAGAACACACGATGATTTGATTAGATTTAATCATCCATTCGTGCTTCATTTTTGTATAGCCAGGTATTTAGCAAGAAACTATCAGCAAGATGTTGTAAAGTCCCAAATTTCAGATATATGCCAGAAGATACATGTTTTTAGAAATGCAAATATTGTAATCTTCTTAACACATTTTCTAGAGGACGATTCGTTTTGGGATGAATTACAACTTAATGTTTCGTGCTTGTTTGATAAATATCCTCCTGAGTCGTTGTGTAAAGAGAATACTGATTTTCTAAGCGATCTATTTAGTGATATTAGAGACTTGATTATTGAGCAGAAACGTGATATTCTTGAAAACCGAGAAAAAATCCTTAAGCAGACAGACGAAATCACTAATGGTTTGATTGGTGATGATAAAGATATTGATCAGATAGAAGATGAGGAACAAGATGTTGACTACTCAATATTAACTGATACTCAGAAACTTATAAGATACTTAGAGATCATTGGTCAGATACTAAAGAATAGATCTGGTTCTCTCAAAAGAGAGAAGATAAAAAACTTTCTAATTGAATCAGTAAACTCATCTCTTCGATTAATAAGCTTTCTAATTCACAACCAAAAGGAACTTATGAATACGGCAGTTACCTACATCAGGGATAAAATCAAAGAAGAAATCGAAGCTCGCAATAGTGATGCAAAAAAGAATGGGGATACTAAAGTCATTTTGATTGATGATGTAGATCTTGAAGCGCAAGTCAAAAAATTCCTTTTAGGAATATCTTTTGCGTCAATAAACTCGCTGTTATTAAAAACTTCAATATCGCTTGGTTCATATGATCTCTTGCCTCAAATAGATGAGATTTCGAAAGAAAACCCATCCCCATCATATAGGTTAATAGATGTAATGGTTTGCATGGAATATAAACATTGTTTGAATGTAGATGAGTTAATCGAAATCAAAAAGGAGCACAAAGATAATCAATTTGTATATAATGTTCTCAGACATTTAGTCTATAGATTTTTGTATATGCATGAAGTTGATTACAGAAACCAGCAAAAAATCGCAGAAGCTTTTGATATTAAGATCAAAGAACAAAAGATATTGCAACTAAAGCAGCAAAGATAGTTATTGATTAGTGATAATACTTAGTCATCGTCCTACACTTACAATGGAACGGCAGTAACTTAGTATGTGGTCCTAAGACACCTATCGGATTCATTTCTGCGTCGTATCAAATCTGAACAACTCTGACCCAAAGCATAAGAGCTTTGATATATTTCCGGGCGCCATCCAAATCATTGGACTTCATCTCAAAAACTATAAGGTTATCCATCACTTAGCGATCATTGTTTTACCCAAATAGCGCAAGAGGATAACAAGGAAGAGACGGAATTACAAGTAATGATAGCTAAATATGGAAAGGCAGAAGGCAGAGAAAAAAAGATTGGGCAGACAGAGGAAAATGATTATACTATCTATGTGAAGCATCTGGAGCGCCTGCCCGCTGAGAAAGATGTGAACTGGTCAGACAGCAGGCAATGTTGATGATCAGCCATATAATAAGAGCTGCGCAAGTGGCTCTTATTTTTTTATGTTAATTGCCTTACCTAATGACATTGATCCGTAAAGAACTTTTTTAGCCAAATCAAACAAATATCGCTTTCAGGTTTCTGAGGGTCTTGTTTTTACCAAATGACATTGATCCGTAAAGAATTTTTTTAGCCAAATCAAACAAAACCTACTTTCGGGAATAAAACAGGTCTTTTAATAGCGGCGGGTTATTTTTGCAGTTCTTCCAATGCCTGTCTGGCTTTTTCCTGATAGAGAGGGTTGGTTTTATCTTCCGTTGCGGTTTGCAGATATTTTATTGCTTCTTCGTTTTTTTGATTAGCTATCAGAATCATCCCGATATGGTAAGAGATTTCTGCTGGCATATCTTCTAATTGCATAGGCAAATTAATATGTTCCAAAGCGCCGTTAAAATCGGAAGTAAGATAATAATACCAAGCCAAGCTATCTTGATAATAAGCATTTGTCGGTTCCAGAGCCACCGCTCTTTGAATCAGCGAACCGGCTTCATTTAAGTGTTCCTGAAAATCCAGCAAAGTATAACCTAAGTCGTTGAGAAAGAGAGGATTATCGGGGTATATATTTATTGCTTTTCGCAGCAGGGCGATTTTTTCCGCCTGCCTATTCTGCTGTTGATAATATTGCAGGAGAAAAGTCCAGTCGTCCAATTCACCCAGATTCTTCTGCAGAAAGTAATTACATAGATTTGCTCTGGCCTGTAAAAAATCCTGATCTTCCACAGTTTTTGCTTTTGCCGCAATCTTTAGATAATCGGCAAAAACGCTTTCCGGTAATAGTTTTTGCACTGCCAAAACCATTTTATCGGCAAAATCGGAATTAGGGTCATCGGGTTTGTTTTTCGTTTGGAAAGAATTTTTCAGCATTGCATATAATACAACATCCTGAAGGTCGCCAGCAGAATTAAAGTAAACAGCATAAACCGAGGGCTCCGGCAAATATTCGGAAAATAGCGATTCAGCAAAAAGGAAAACGGCTATCTGAGAATAGGAAGCAAGTTCTGATTCTTTAGCCAGCAAAAAGCTGGATATTTTCTGCATAATATCTTGTTTATTGCTCAGAAAAGCAGAAAAAGCCAATTCTCCTATTAAAGAAGTGTCGTTGGTAGATAAAATGGAATTTGCCAGCGCATTAACAATATCAAAAGAGCGGTTCCGATTGGCGGTCTGTAAAAAATAGAGCATCAGATCTTTATCTTCCGGATAGCGGTATGCCTGAAATTTTTGCAAGGTCTTTCCCAAATCCGCATTCTGGATAGTAAATTCACTAATCATTTTATCAGTTTCAGGTTTGGGGTCAAGTTGGTATGCTTCCTGTAAAATTGCCAAAGAGCGTTGCGGACTGACTAAAGAATACATTTTGGCAGTTAAAATCAAATCCTCCGGATGGTGATCGGCAGATTGATATGCCAGTTTTAGCAGTTGCACATCCGTTTGCTTATTTTTACTGTAGTTTAGGTAAAATTTGCGGAGATAATTTAGCGTGGAAGGATAGTAAGTAACGCCTTGGGAAACAATGCGTTGCAGTCCTTCTAAATTATTGGCGTTACTATAAACGGCGTAGGCAATATTTAATAGGTCGTTATCAAAGACCATCTCTTTTTCGGCTTTTTCAAACTCTGCGATAGTGGTTTGTTCATCCTGTTGTTTGTTGAGATAGGCAAAAGCGCTGTTGATCAGCATTTGTTTGCGAATTTGATAACTGCCTTTATCCTGTTCCCAAGCCAAATTATAATAATCAGCCGCGGAAACATAATCCCCCGCATAATGTTGAATCGAACCGGAAAGATAATAATAAAGCGAAGGCATATTGGGCTTGGAATTATCCAAAATAGTTCTGGAAACTGGCTTTTGTGGTCCTGCACAAGCAGCAAGCAATAATAAGATTATAACGCTTTGGCAAAGCAGTAACTGTCTTATATGCAGCAATTTTCTCATTTGATTACCAGGGAATTGGAAATTACATATAGTTCCACTAAAACAGGAAGTTTGTCCCCAGCGGGAAAATAGACGCTGCTATCTACAATGTATGCTGTTTTGGTTCTTTCATCCCAAAAACCGTAACTTTGAAAACCACCACCAATGGCATATTTCATATTTTTCCAAGCACCCAGAAGACGATAACCGGGGTGTTTTTTAAAGACGAATGGCTCTTTCCGCACCACTTCCGGATCAAATTCATCACCTTCAAAGTATTTTTTCCCGATTTCTTGCCGTTTGGCAATCAGCCAATTAAGATCAACTTTATTTTCGGG
The sequence above is drawn from the Candidatus Cloacimonas sp. genome and encodes:
- a CDS encoding type I restriction endonuclease subunit R, with product MKYDIVTQSQESTVVAKYDSTKKKESAYQTEAALEKAFIELLKAQAYEYLPLSSEAQLISNLRKQLEILNNYPFSDTEWNQLFQGKIANLNYGIEEKTNIIQEDYIQLLACDDGTKKNIYLLKKDNIHHNRLQVINQYSVEDGQRANRYDVTVLVNGLPLVHIELKKRGVDIKEAFNQINRYNRESFWAGCGLFEYVQIFVISNGTHTKYYSNTTRFTHLKEQQEGKIKKGKQTSNSFEFTSWWADADNHPITDLMDFGRTFFAKHTLLNLLTKYCVFTTDKLLLVMRPYQIVATERILRRIDVSNNYKKYGKIEGGGYIWHTTGSGKTLTSFKTAQLASKLLYIDKVLFVVDRKDLDYQTMKEYDKFERGAANSNTSTAILKKQLEDPKAKIIITTIQKLSLLINKEKQLSAFNLHIVIIFDECHRSQFGEMHTAITKTFKKYHLFGFTGTPIFAVNSNSNSKADLRTTEQAFGTKLHTYTIVDAIMDRNVLPFRIDYISTMKEQENITDSKVWDIDRERALASPERITNIVNYILEHFDQKTKRNNYYQLKDRRLAGFNSIFATASIEMAKKYYSEFQKQMAELPQDKQLKIAIIYSFTVNESEEELDGLIEDENLEDTSRLDQSSRDFLDSAIGDYNKLFKTNFDTSSDKFQNYYKDVSQRVKDREIDLLIVVNMFLTGFDATTLNTLWVDKNLRLHGLLQAYSRTNRILNTIKTFGNIVCFRNLEKATNESIALFGDKEACGIVLLKSFDEYYKNGYLSGGKRIPGYVELIEELQNKYPVGDIIIGEQNQKDFIRLYGNILKVRNILSTFDDFSGREILTERDFQDYHSMYIDLYNEFRRRDKGDAENVNDDIVFEMELIKQIEITIDYILELIKKYHSGFQKDKEIIVNIRKAIDSSLELRNKKDLIEQFIANLNPSTDIDKDWHTFVEERKKEELDRIIKEENLNKDETYKYIDNAFRDGFVQETGTAITKVLPPLPRFSKNGERTKKKESVLEKLIAFFNRFWGISDFTKSSLGS
- a CDS encoding metallophosphoesterase, which gives rise to MKCALVHISDLHVADNTKLVSSELFSNFTNRIKDIISGCDSVIFTISGDITDNGFQTQFTRVEDVITSLRNNIKRDIPEIDIQFMFTPGNHDNDLTSLQSTRNDVIEKIRESKSFDIDEVTTCCLVQKNFFEFASKYSFIDIDYHNQLVYAGTYNLDDINLYLICINTSWLSQKDEKPASVQLPLKDMINEISIPDRRIVVALLHHPLNWLDASDIKIDESRFFISNNFNVLLTGHEHLQSASKNYNFDTNKNTLLLNSPMGNGLESGCNILILDSKSMKMELIMLKHKDGVYKETLKEFLPIQLRSQFNFSSSFDSYLDELGIPLSHPGKDDLFLNDVFIEPDLEVLNSANLNPVYISMSNTINLLTEKKVFYIGKDQSGKTTIFKKLIRDYYGKSVYPVLIRGSDIKNTNIDKHVRAALEKQYSDLNWDAYMQLDKSKRVVFIDDLDLSTINIESKIKIFDRLKDIFSIIHSSMRDTELYSSISQKSEFYWNDSNLFEILPFGQVKKDELIRKWVLLSNEEPIEDELLIRQVDGLYKKIQDITLTKIPSYPFFLLMILQGITTSSPSDYKFTAYGDCYLALIVFSIHKYIGPQKSEAYLNFLSCLSYDFFVNRRSSITDDQLKQFYINYFQEYNVPDEMTPMLNNLLKAKLLHRTHDDLIRFNHPFVLHFCIARYLARNYQQDVVKSQISDICQKIHVFRNANIVIFLTHFLEDDSFWDELQLNVSCLFDKYPPESLCKENTDFLSDLFSDIRDLIIEQKRDILENREKILKQTDEITNGLIGDDKDIDQIEDEEQDVDYSILTDTQKLIRYLEIIGQILKNRSGSLKREKIKNFLIESVNSSLRLISFLIHNQKELMNTAVTYIRDKIKEEIEARNSDAKKNGDTKVILIDDVDLEAQVKKFLLGISFASINSLLLKTSISLGSYDLLPQIDEISKENPSPSYRLIDVMVCMEYKHCLNVDELIEIKKEHKDNQFVYNVLRHLVYRFLYMHEVDYRNQQKIAEAFDIKIKEQKILQLKQQR